In Planococcus citri chromosome 4, ihPlaCitr1.1, whole genome shotgun sequence, the genomic window ACCGGACAACGCATCGCTATTCCAGACAGGATCACGCGACATGCGCGCGCATAAAAATCTCCCACTCCTCCAACAACGGAATTTTTACAATGCGAGGATGATTTTTGCAAATCGAAATCGAATCGATGAAGCGTGAAATTTGTCAACAGATAGATATTATTGTTAATGTTAATCCGTCTGTCTTCGGTGCTTTGTTTTTGCGTCTATcatccattatttttttataaggtAATTCAAATCGTCTGTCTGACTGACcattttaagtacctaaaatttttaaaaattgatgcttgaaaattcattaaaagtattggaggttgaaaaaaattgttcagagtGCTGAAAGTCGTTGAAAGTggtgtaaaaatgaatgaaatgattcTACAATGGCGTTTCAAACCCCAAGTTCTTAAGGAAAGGTACTTGGGGGCAAGCCTCTTCTGAGAGTGAGtgaaggggggtttgggggcgcagcccccaaaagcgagttccgagggcgaagcccgaggaacgagtatgggggttgggccgcgaagcggccagggggcgtagccccctagtaAGTATATAAGCatagtaggtaaaacgagatccggctgaaaatgggtgtacagggtcccccggatctcgcgagtaccatggcatatgaaagaacttgcgagatccggcaaaaggatctcaggatctcgcaatgcccgattttatataaaacggatctcgtaatgtatggtttttacatgtatacatatatcatcatcatcgagtcgtataaccgctcgtggtggtatcgcgtacaaatcaacgcgtacccttatgccgaattgggtatttgggctaacatcctttatgttggtgttgcctctatcgcgttgatgacgtatctcatgggaatttatttttgagcttccactagtagtttcccgttgcttactagtgacatctacacaagcacctctAAATTTTTCCttccaattttcatttccatCAATCAAACTCGGCTCATAAAATTTGCAGACGTTTCGCCCGAATTTCAAGACACATTTATCGAGGAAACGCTGCAACCAGGACTTCCGGTATCGCTGCGATGCATAGCCAATGGCAATCCACCGCCGAGAATCAACTGGTACTTGGATGGTGGGTTGATACACGCCGGAGACGGATTTTTCATCGGCAGTTTTCTCGACTCTAAGGGTGAGTGAAACGCTCTCTATCGCAAAACCGTAGAATCATTTTTGCAGCACGGTTCGTAAACTGTGATTTAGATAGCTTTTGAGCTTTTCGCCCCTTTTAGAAATCCTTTTCGATGTTCGGCGATTGTTTCTAGCGATAAGGTGGGTTGAATGAGTTTCAAATTTCGTTTATACGAGTAAAGCACCTATCAGCCTATGTCGAATTTAGcggtgaaatttttctttaatctTCGTTGATATGATTAGAATGAAATGGAAGGTACATATTTACCACAGCTATCGAGATCTTTATCTGGGTTGTTTTTCGGTTTGTTTGGAATTCTTTCAAATATAAAGAACCGAATACGATTTCGAAACataattaaaattccaaatacgTAGATTACAATTCTCAgacgaattaaattttaatccttTGCAATGAAACATCGCCTAAATCTTGAACTCGATTATTTACAGactttttttattacaatttcagGAAACGTTGTTGGTCATTTAAACGTCTCAAATGTACGATTAGAACATGGAGGACTGTACACTTGTAAAGCGAGAAATTTTCTCGGAGTTGTTGAACATTCAGCTATGCTTAACATCTATGGTAAGTCTGGTGAACTGATTCTGACAACCCAATACTCAACCGATTTCATGAAACGATAAACATAATTACAATAGGTCCTCCAACATCAAGATCACCATTAAACCTGACTGCAGTTTCTGGAACAAGCATACAACTTCGTTGCCCCGTATCTGGATTTCCAATCACTTCAACGACATGGTTTTCAGAAAGTGAACCTATCACTGATCAAATAACGAAGAAAACATTTAATAATGGAACGTTGTTGCTCACCAACTTGGAGGAAGAACGAGATAAAGGGAAATACACTTGTAATGTGTACAATCAACAAGGCATGTTCGCCACAGGGATAATATTCCTCAATATAATGGGTAGGTTGAGATTAgggataaaatttgatcaattttgaataggtaaatattaattattttgatCGTTTGTGCGCAGCTCCTCCAGAAATCATGCCATTTCATCCCTCGAATAATTTAAAAGAAGGAGGAAAAACGAATTTGGTATGTTCAGTGACCTCTGGCGATTCTCCGATCACGTTTGCGTGGAGAAAAGATGGCAAACCCCTGCCTCATGATCCTGATACTCATGAACATGTCACAGATATGATTAGTACGCTGAGACTGAATAATTTAGCTGCTCGACATACAGGCCAATACACTTGTATAGCGACGAATCCAGCAGCCACAGCTAATTATACTGTTAGGCTTATTGTTAAAGGTAGGTAACACCAAGATTGGAATTTGAAGTAAAATGAGAATCGTGTTTCTAAAATAATCAAGATAATTTTATATCGTTCCAGCATCTCCTATTTGGTCCATCGAGCCACAAGACACTACAGTTTTGTACCATCATTCTGTTGTAATAAACTGTCAAGCAAGTGGGTTTCCTACTCCACGTATCCTTTGGACTAAATCAAAAGGTATGAACGAATTAATGAAGTCTTTTTTCACCCACAACAATGTTATAATTAATtagtggaattattttttcagaaaagaaaGGCGATTTTACAACTTTGGAGTCAAACACACGTTTAACAGTCCATTCAAATGGTAGCATTGTAATAAGAAATGCTGAAAGACAACACGAAGGGTATTACGATTGTCGAGCTGACAATGATATTGGAGCACCTATTTCAaagacaatatttttaaaagtcaatAGTAAGAATTTCCCTCAAATAAAaccaattttattaatttcattgaaatgtaactttggaatattatttttaatcagTTCCAGCTCAtttccgaataaaaaatttaaatcagagTGAAATTGCCGGACGTAGTGTTGTATTGACTTGCGAAGCAGAAGGTGAGCTTCCAATTGGGATAACTTGGAATTCTTCGCCAAATATGGCTGTGTATACGAAGCAAACTCCGAACAGTGTGATATCAGAATTACATTTGGATTATCTGACTAGAAGACACGCTGGGGTATACAGATGTACAGCTACGAATAGATTTGGACAAGATTACATGATTATTCATCTGAGCGTCAAAGGTACCTActtctaaaataaattctagcaacatgtaggtagaggtacaacccctcaaaataatattgataagtaattttgaattagaaggggAAAAAACATACATCTCTAAAAAGACTATCTAAAAACACcgcttgaaaaaaagtaggtattgataatttttaacttgaaaaaaaaaaaatcatcaaatctcTAAAAAGgctaccgtaaactggggtaacattgaaggatttttcagtattttttatgtttagaggtataaatggcggaggtaggggaaatgtgtgtggtgcttttgataaagctatgtcagcactacgttttggcggttacagaagttgcctacctttttcctgtcaagcgcaagagccaaaagaagtgcccttcaaagttacccagcgtttggggtaactttgaagacctcttgaaatgtgcttcaatcaaggtcaaaaattatcaaaaacatgagtattcactttttggtcactttatacgcgtcaagcacttacaaaatgatccatattcacaattgaatttatgaaagagtgctccaaaatgataatttggaatttttctagttttcaggcgtttttcatgcattttggccaatttgaccaaattttatgatttttttaatgatttcagagctgtttttcaagttttcacatagtttttaacaagtttacaagcattttcatgcatttttgtccaattttaccaaaatttcatgatttttttatagacttcaaagttaccccagtttgaatattatttttttactcctcagggaacaactttggcacatgaacaaatgcgctaatttatagtcgggaaatgtaccaacacatctataatgtcacttgactcgttctttgaaaattcaaaattccagacaccaagcttttcatgttaattaaaattgatgaaaacagcacttttttttgcttgctttttcactggtgttggaaccactagttgaaaatgataacataggaaaaataatcgccaaagtgtactctatccatttccggtgtcagaattgttccatacttcatagttccaccgccatggagcataatatgatgaaaaaccgcacccttcaatgttaccccgcgatttcaatgttaccccagtttacggtattTAAAATATCAAAGACAATTTGAATTGActataaaaatatcacaaatgtTTATTATAATGGTTGAAGCCAGTTGAAAGTCTTGTTCCCCCAGCCCCAACATATTTTTCCTCCACCTACCCACTCTGGAAAATTCAACCAACTCCACtaacaaaataatatgtatactTTAGATCGCATAAATTATTATCAATCAAAAAACTATTTTCCTCAGAGCCTCCAGAATCCCCTCAAAACGTCGAAGTAATCGAAGCAGGAAGTCGATGGTTGAAAGTAAAATGGGCATCAACTTCGAACGATAACGTTAACTACATAATCCAATATCGATCATTACACGAGACTACCTGGAGTAATATTACAACCCAAAGTGCAGCTCAAGTCAATTTGGTCGAGACACTCACACCAAATACAGTCTACCTTGTTAGAGTGATTGCTGTAAATGAAGTGGGAAAAAGTAAAGCCAGCATAGAAATTACTGGAAAGACGACCCAAGAAGGTGAGTTCAGAATTCTGATGAACGATCTCCCTCCTTCCAACATAGCAATATTTCTATATCAcccacttttttaatttttcagcacCAAGCGGTCATCCAACAGATATTTCCATAGAAAAAGTTACCACTGATACGATTATCCTGAGATGGAAGGTAACTTTACTAAAATGAAATCGAACATTCATAAAACCAGCTCAAAACACTAATCGTTAAACTCCCATTAGGTTCTTTCACCTGAGTTTTGGAATGGAGAACTTTTAGGTTATAGAATATTCTTCATGGAAAATAATCGTAATTCTAATCCCAGAAGCAGGACGATTCGTAATGTTGATGCAAACAGAGTAACCATATACAATTTGAGACCATATACGACCTATGATATTAGTATCAAGGCATTTAATCAAATAGGTGAAGGACCATCATCTCCATCTCTCACAGTTACCACTTTGGAATCAAGTaggcacaatttttttccaaaaacttgcCACTCAATGAGctggaacttgaaatttaaaaacatatcTCAATTGTTTAGCTCCAACAAGTGCTCCTCAAAATGTCCATTGTACAGCATCGTCTTCAGAAAGTCTCAGAGTCAGATGGGATAAACCACCACCGCAGCATTGGAATGGTGTACTACAAGGGTACAAAATATCTTATCAGCAATTCAATCCAAAACCAGGTGAGTAATACACTTCCACGGGGCACATAACAAACAATCAATACCAATAATAATCCACGTGGCTATTTGGCAGGAATCAAAGTATACACAGAATACAAAAAGACCTCCAGTTTGGAAACCATTATCCacggattgaaaaaatataccaattatAGTATTCGAGTTTTGGCCACAACGAATGCAGGCGATGGTGTTCAATCATCACACGTGCAATGTGTGACAATGGAAGATGGTAAGTAGAACCACAAAGTGATCTGTATCTCTTCATCGTATAGTCAGATCATAACATTAAACTCGAAATTATACAGTTCCAGGATCTCCTGACGAAATCAAAGCTCTAGTGATGTCTTCAGATAGTGTCATGTTAGTCTGGAACCCACCAAAAGAACCAGGAGGAAAGATCCTCAAGTATAATGTTTACATACAAAGTGATGGTGAGGTTGGTTGAACTATATTTCTGGCAGTAagtttcatttccattttaccTTCAATAATTGATGTCCTTTTCATCTTGAAGGAACCACGTAAAGAAACTGTGTTTGGTGATGAAATTACTAgacatatttttcgaaaattgactGAATTTCATAAATACGAATTCTGGATCACTGCTTCGACAATCATAGGCGAAGGACAATCAAGTATAAAAGTATCTCAAGTACTTTCATCCCAAAGTaagctttaaattttctttcaaaaaattacaaagatttCTAATTGTAATTCTATTATTTAGTTCaagctaaaatttcatcattttctaaaACCATCATTGGTGTTGCTGGTTCACATCTCACTTTGGAATGCAATGCTGTAGGATTACCAACACCATCTTGCAGCTGGAAGAAAGTTGGTTCTTCTCATCTACCAAGTGAATCAAAGTATGTTCAATTCTGCATAATTTCATCTTcatgtcaattttcaaacggTCCTTTGTAATGATTTCCTTCGATTGCAGAATTCTGCTAGATAAAAGTTTATGGATCTCTGAACTGAAGTCAGAAGATGCTGCAAATTATTCTTGTAACGCTGAAAATGTTTACGGAAGTGATAGAGTGACCTATGATGTAGTTGTTGTTCAGCCCCCAGCATCTCCAATTCTGCAGTATGTCTCATCTAGCAAACAGACAGTTAcgttgaaatggaaaaatcaagcAGATGGAGGCAGTCCTATTCTTGGTAAGAACGTTTCCACTGCATTAGATTTTGAGATAATTGGGATTGGCACCTTGCAATATAACAAATTCTCATTACAGGTCATGTGATTTTTGCTCAAACCGACAACGAGGAATTATCTATATTCGTCGAAGCTGAAAAAACAGGCCACACGGTGATGAATTTAAAATGTGGCACGAAATACTCATTCCAAGTGGAAACTCTCAATAGTGTTGGTcgtagtgaaaaaagtaacgcTGTTAGTGCCAGAACAAAAGGAGATggtaatttcataaattttcatataATTCTCCCACAAGATTCGATAGGTAATTACCTACACTGAAATTTATTCGCAGTTCCAGAAAGTTCCTCCGATAATGAGTTATTCTTCGTCAATTCAACAAGTGTCACATTGTTTCTGGATGGATGGCCAGAGAAAGAATGTCCTATTCAATATTTCACCATCATGTATAAATTGAAAGATAACTGGATTCCTGTCGGTAGAGGGCATCTGATGCCACAACCAACTACCATATCCAATCTTATTCCAGCTTCGTTGTACTCGATCAAAATCACAGCTCATAACGAAGCTGGAAAAACACCACAGAACTTTGCTGTGATTACCAGATCTTCAAATGGAGGTAAGAATCACTACTTGAAAATAGAAGAAATCCTCTTTCATCAAATCTTAATATTCATCTAATACCTATCTTGACTTTATACAGAAATAGTTCCTATTGAATTGATCGATCAGTCACGAGTTTCAATCATTTCTCAATTGAACTTCATTATTCCAATGGTCTCCGGTATCATTTGCTTGATCTCTATCGCTGTTTGCGCAGTCATATTAATGAAAAGACGGTTAGTACAAGTTCTGGTGCCTACTTTTATAGCATAAAATATCATCATAAAAAATGCTAAGTTTCATTTTCTTCCCCACAGAAAAGTATATGCTCAATATAAATCTGGTGAAACAACGTTGAACAACAGCAGAGCAGAACTGGAACATCCACCACCCCCTCATCCAGTTCCTATTCATCCTCAAAACGCTTACTCACCAGCTCACGTACTCAGGAAAAATTCATCCCTCAGTATGCACAAAGATAACATAGATGGTGAGAAGTTTATCAGCTGTTGGGTTTCACAACcacctcaaaaaattctcacacagctttgtttgattttttttttgattagatTACGACGTTTACCCTTACGCTACATTCACGGTTCCAAGTCAATTACATACCTTCAACCAAAGAGACTGCAATGATGGGAACATGCTCCCCGACAATACGCATTCTTTGCAACGTAAACgtaaaaatagctcaaaaaattccacCGATACTCTTAATTTAGGTGGGTATCATAATATTCTTTCTTCCAGCATGCAAACTTAACTcgtttatttattaaaaatttatttcttttttggcagaaatagCTTGTATCTCTAATCAACAAACACTGCCAATTGGTAGAAAAACTTCATTCGGAGTTATGACTACCGCATTTAACGATTCAGAAAGTATCAATCCAATATCAAGGCACAAGAAGCATTACATCAAAAGAACTGCaggtaattttcataaaagtaaaTTAAAACGATAGAGCCATTATAAAAGGAAAACATTTCCTTACGtactaaatatttttttccagataTCGGCCATGATTCCAGTACCGAATCAGCAGAAATGTCACCAGAGACGACTAGACGACCAAGAGGACGTCATGGGCCGACAAGCAGGTAACACAAGTAGGTGCATATTAAATagaaatacagttttttttttgctcatcaaatacctaataaaatacTCAAACctaaaataattacctatttgcGATCATAGAATTGTAAAGTACTAagcagttttttaaatttgaaaaaaaatgtattttttaagggATCATTTGAAACCtgccaaacttcaaaaatcatattcaaATGGCTGTGAAATAAGTGAACCTGaaagtgatcaaaatttaaccGATAAATCATGCTCTAAGCTTCtacaacatgaaaaattcaatcaagaaCTTTCTTCCATAGTGAACGAGTAAGTTTTTCCAAGTAATTCGCATCaatcattaaaaataggtacctgaaatcaatttttaatcttgAAAATATTCGTCAACAGATACCGTAAAAGAAGAATCAAACGAGACGACGATGATTACGATATGATTCatgtgtaaatttttgtatacaatctttttttgtgttttcttatctttttttccatttttattcaCGTTAATACGGTCcttatacttacttttttgtacctttttttcTATTCGTAACTCGACGAATGAATTCGTTTATTGTAagtattatttataaaaaaaattgatgttttagtTACCTATacgaagcatttttttttcaatgttagattatttttataaaacgaCTTCGTATAACGAAAATACATACGAAGGATTGCTTTGTTGTTCTACTTTCATAcatgttatattttttcaaatatattcaatatttaaaaaatcgaattgtggaaaattttttgaaccagacaaagctAAATCAGAAAagcatgaaattgaaaaaatacaacaccagtaaaaatttcaggagctgaagtatattttttgatttttgggtagtttttaaaaatcatattttgagcaaaaatgtaagttaaaaaaaaataataaaataaaaacgtttcCAAATTTacctggaaagctaaaatttggcagGATTGGCacatatcctattttcgattactcaactgaaatttcagtaaaattgaatacttgaaacttgataaaaaaaaaaatccaaaataagttcaaaatgaATCAATGGGAAATTTACCTACTCCCAGttcaaatgtacctacattaaacATGATAGGTAAGTAATGTAAGtttgtattatattttttggaaaaaaaatcacacacacaAAGTAAGTACAGGTACATATATATTATATACGTTAACGTTGAAactttagtaggtaggtactaggtacctagtacctacctgcaATACGTACCGATTATTTAATCAGACGTCGAAATTTATCTTCAAATTCAAGTATAGCTCGAAAGTTACGATTATAGTGGGTACTTGAAGCCACACGAAGTACACTTTATGACgatatatttttacttttacgTTCGAGATTTAGTATCTAATTGTGTTTCTAGTGAAGTTGATATAAACtgtgtaaatgaaacaaaatgaaaacatcgCTTGTAATTTTAACTTTTACTTTCGTCATGCACCAGAATATTCCAAAATGCGGTAAGTATTCAACTTTTGATTActgtacatacagggtgcccagaaatatcgtgaacccctagaAAAGTTTTCTcctaaatatttcggttggtcacagtgaatgataataatgatagcacatgattggttgttggactgaagagataacattccaccatatcatatgcatctatttttaatgaaaaactttctttggggttcacgatatttctgggcaccagCTGTATGAAGTACCTATCTCTACTTATATTTATGTAATAATTTCGCCCAATATCATAATCATTTGATTCGAAACGCACGGTATTAATTTTAGAAACAAGATTAACATGTCGACAAAAGGTGCACAACACGATGGAGTTTTTAAAATGCCCACCACCAGGTGATCAAAACAAAGAATTGAAGTATTGTTGCTTAAATAACGGAATAACGATGTCATGTTGTAATTATAATGATTACCGAGCGCGACACGAGGGTCCTAGGTGAGTAAAACTTGAATTCATTTCAttgattcatatttttcaaaattagaatacCATAAatggtatctacctacctacctacctattaagtAATTAAAATATGGTTTGCAGTGCTAAGACCATATGCTTTGTTATCATCTTCGAAATGGTCATCGTTGGTATTGCCATTTGGTGGTGCTGTAGATGTGTTCAACGTTGATCAACGTACATGTATTTAAatcgtaggtaattttaaataatttcgtcAGAGGGGAAGAAGAATTcttatttaatgaattttagaaTCAGCTTATACCTTTTTGAGGAGTAAGTCATTGGAACACCTTGAATTTTAACAATCAAGTACATTGAAGTACCATAGATAATAAGTTACCTATTAAGAACCAGTTGAAAGATTCAAAAACAAGgcattatgttttttttattttttgaacgatAGAATGCACAATGTTGAAAGATGGGTAACATATGTGTACCTGTACATATAAGTAATTGTGAAGTTTACAACTTTACATAACGAGTGCACacgtattcaattttataacaGTTCTGAAGTTAATAGTGGCGTATCGAGGATTAAATCAGGGAGAGAATGGTAGGCTATGAAAAATTGCGATGGAGGGGAGGAAGGCAACGCcggatttttaggcatgaaaaaaatctaaatttgaggtaatttttcaaaactgcttcactatgtaaaattattttattgaaatgaaggTATAGAATCACTGCTCAAGCAAAGTGAGAGACTGTGAGAgcgatcatttaaaaaaaaaattggtttaaaaaacaaaaaacgaccatttattttacatttttagtgGCCATGAAGAGGGAGGGAGCTTAGCCAAAAACCCTTCTGTAGACAGAGACACGCCACTGAAAGTTACAGATaagttaaattttcaattagaatCATCAATACTTGCTCgaatattatttgaataatGTAATACCACGATGTAAGAATGAAAATAATACCCAGCTCAGCTTATCTTGAAGACACAAAATCCTTTTATTACCCATGCACACGTTACGTCAATAAGTTTCGATTTCAATGGTAGTTGTAATCGTATTTGTAAGAAGATTAATAGACTGATTCTCAATATTTACTACTTAGATTCATCGAATCTTTTTTCAAGACGTGAAGGTTACTAAGTTAACGTACTGGTGTATGTAGATATCTATTATATTACTCCTTACTACTTACCTATCAGTACGCCATTGGGCCATGGGCCACTGGTCATTAAGTATAATAAGTTattactaaaaaataaaaatgaaaatacgtacCGTAAAATCGAGCAACTTGGGACAGTTTTCACTTTGAAATCTTATAGATTTTGATATAATGGACCGAAATTATTCATTCAAGTGTCAAAAGTTAGAAGGCGGTCTGTACTTCAAatatcaaatttagaaaaaattctaccCCCACCccttaatatatttttttttgaaaatgtgttgtCCCAAGTTGTACCCATAGTGATTGTAACTTGGGACAAGCAAAAAAATGACGTTGAATATCAGGTTGTATGCTCTAAGAAACATCAAGGGACAccttaaatgaagaaaaaatcgatCACAAACCAATCCCCTCCTCTCCCCATATCAAAACACACGCTGAAAAGTGACCaaattccttttaaaaaaatgatggcctgaaattggtcttttttggaaaaatttatcaaaaaaataacaaattaaactCACAAAACTTACAAATACCtagataaaaattgaacaaaaaatgaatttttggcaatttactcCTCCACGCATCAAAAGgaacaaataaattttacaaatatgtaaaaattgaacaaaaaaatgaatttttggcaatacaCTCCTTGATGCATTATTGCATTAAGAGGAATAAATAAAACTCACAATaggtaaaaatttaacaaaaaaaataattttctgaattacCTCATCACCACAGAAATAATACACCTTCCTCTTTTCCTTCACaagaagtagttttttgatgaCTTGGTCATTACTGATGCACCATGTATCAGGAATCTGAGGTCGTTTGAAACTGATAATTAGTCATCTTCGATTTTTGGACCTTTCCACAGCATGTCGACCTTGATTTGATTT contains:
- the LOC135845519 gene encoding cell adhesion molecule Dscam1-like isoform X3 — translated: MIILLWGLLIIEYCYGFGLPSSHMHGPSFLEEPPGSIDFTNSSGAVINCRGQGNPAPDIKWIDASHKEILNMPRLRETLSNGSLYFSPFSLNDFRSEIHQMTYKCVLSNTVGIVVSRECKVRADILYTVDVQVSNVYVVKGNVAMLRCSTPPSIRLNLFGINWLKDDPQEGRSIITPGGRYVQTNTGELHIRDVTGDDSRVRFYCQLTNKLTDERYFSQPGHIIVSESENVVIPKIEYSSSNVQAHAGDSVDLICVAQAYPPPTYRWYHEVAGSLQEIRSGAAVYIRPQLSVLQFPRVQSSDSSLYVCMASNNMGEDKREMKLTVHSPLIAFIRPQKQVVDSASQATFNCSVQGGIGDTTIYWLKDGDRLYDSHNIEIKNKGETLTLKSVGRNDSGMYQCFAQNHEETAQAAAELILGDVSPEFQDTFIEETLQPGLPVSLRCIANGNPPPRINWYLDGGLIHAGDGFFIGSFLDSKGNVVGHLNVSNVRLEHGGLYTCKARNFLGVVEHSAMLNIYGPPTSRSPLNLTAVSGTSIQLRCPVSGFPITSTTWFSESEPITDQITKKTFNNGTLLLTNLEEERDKGKYTCNVYNQQGMFATGIIFLNIMAPPEIMPFHPSNNLKEGGKTNLVCSVTSGDSPITFAWRKDGKPLPHDPDTHEHVTDMISTLRLNNLAARHTGQYTCIATNPAATANYTVRLIVKASPIWSIEPQDTTVLYHHSVVINCQASGFPTPRILWTKSKEKKGDFTTLESNTRLTVHSNGSIVIRNAERQHEGYYDCRADNDIGAPISKTIFLKVNIPAHFRIKNLNQSEIAGRSVVLTCEAEGELPIGITWNSSPNMAVYTKQTPNSVISELHLDYLTRRHAGVYRCTATNRFGQDYMIIHLSVKEPPESPQNVEVIEAGSRWLKVKWASTSNDNVNYIIQYRSLHETTWSNITTQSAAQVNLVETLTPNTVYLVRVIAVNEVGKSKASIEITGKTTQEAPSGHPTDISIEKVTTDTIILRWKVLSPEFWNGELLGYRIFFMENNRNSNPRSRTIRNVDANRVTIYNLRPYTTYDISIKAFNQIGEGPSSPSLTVTTLESTPTSAPQNVHCTASSSESLRVRWDKPPPQHWNGVLQGYKISYQQFNPKPGIKVYTEYKKTSSLETIIHGLKKYTNYSIRVLATTNAGDGVQSSHVQCVTMEDVPGSPDEIKALVMSSDSVMLVWNPPKEPGGKILKYNVYIQSDGEEPRKETVFGDEITRHIFRKLTEFHKYEFWITASTIIGEGQSSIKVSQVLSSQIQAKISSFSKTIIGVAGSHLTLECNAVGLPTPSCSWKKVGSSHLPSESKILLDKSLWISELKSEDAANYSCNAENVYGSDRVTYDVVVVQPPASPILQYVSSSKQTVTLKWKNQADGGSPILGHVIFAQTDNEELSIFVEAEKTGHTVMNLKCGTKYSFQVETLNSVGRSEKSNAVSARTKGDVPESSSDNELFFVNSTSVTLFLDGWPEKECPIQYFTIMYKLKDNWIPVGRGHLMPQPTTISNLIPASLYSIKITAHNEAGKTPQNFAVITRSSNGEIVPIELIDQSRVSIISQLNFIIPMVSGIICLISIAVCAVILMKRRKVYAQYKSGETTLNNSRAELEHPPPPHPVPIHPQNAYSPAHVLRKNSSLSMHKDNIDDYDVYPYATFTVPSQLHTFNQRDCNDGNMLPDNTHSLQRKRKNSSKNSTDTLNLEIACISNQQTLPIGRKTSFGVMTTAFNDSESINPISRHKKHYIKRTADIGHDSSTESAEMSPETTRRPRGRHGPTSR